TGTTACAAATTATATTtctcaaaataataattatacctGACCGCATTCCTTATAGAAATGTGTGTCCACATCGGTTCAAGTTTTTTGCTGAATCAAAAGAACAAACATATCTCTTCCCGTTATTTTTACCACAAAACGAAGGAAATAAATCTGTATCAAAGCTTGTGGTCgattttctcaaaatgttgaTTATGCAGATAAAGTTCGACGCATCTGGTCTAAGCTTTGGAGTTTGAGAAGTTTGATTGTGTCTTTGTCACTTTTTGTTATACGCATTATTTTTGCATACTCTACATTTTGAATATGATTACCTTCAATATTAAAACTATATTATtgatatttctagaaatattctTACCACTGTTCATTTTTATCTCTTCTTCAGTAAACACGGGCAATCGTGATTCATTGCGACCTTCCTCTCGGCTTCTCTTATCCACGACATGTCTCATAACAGCAGGGTAATCTCCGTTACCATAGATAGGATTAGCAAACCATCCCAGTTTGAACTGCAGCGCCCGCTCAGCAGCGTAATGGTCCATCCCCCATGCTGTAATAGGTTCCTTCCAATCGCAATCTAACGTTATACCAACTTTGCCTGGAACAATATCAGAGTATTATCAAAAAGCACTGACATTAGTTTCTTTGTGTatgtgttttgatacatttgtatGTCTTCAGAGCTGTAATATAAATCATAGGATGGGATAGACGATTTCATTATTCAAACCAACATTATAAAGCAAACTTTTGTACTGGACTACAGTACCTTCAATAGCACCACTATGGGTTTACGGCGACAATATAATAATGAGATCAATATATCATAGttgatataaatgtaaaatatataataataaaacaaattccaCGTTAACAGTCGGGATGCTGGCCGATGCCTTAAATTTTGGACCAgcttcaaaatattaaatttcactAACCATTTTTATTGGTTGAGTCATGctgttaaaattatgtttttttatgtaCCCATGACGTAGACAAAGAAACATATCTCACCATGATATTTATGTCTGAATAGTTTATCGTATGTATGGTAGGCTTTTACATGTGATCTGATGATGTTATGTGCCACCCTGTATACTCCATCTCCTGGACTGTTGATACCTGGAGCGAACACGCCAATACCATAGCCTAACCATGACACCACAAACGCCTCGTTAAATGTGAGCCATAGTGGTACCTTCATAATATATTGCAGAATAATCAGATCTttataattaaacataaaatcacAGAGGATGCAATTTAGGTgccttgcggaaggtcggtggttctaccaaggcgCCCGCCCATGTCTTCGACGGTAGGGTACTAACTAGTATTCCTCCGCCGTCAAAAACTGAAGTCTTCGTATTACCTATAATTACACTGGTGTGGCAATAAAgtaaaaaagtattaaattaactttaaacatGCTACATGATTCATTTTGCTTCTATGATGACAGTAACTCTGCCATTGCAAAAGTATGTTTGAATGTGGAATAGTTCCCTCAGAGTTGTTGTCGATATGCAGCACcgatttatttcatgtttcatcTGTAAATGCAGGTATACATTTCCTTTCTAAGAAATATTCCACAAAACAAACGTGATTATCATGATTAAtcgttatttgagccgtgccatgggaaaaccaacatagtgggtatgcgaccagcatggatccagaccagcctgcgcatccgcgtagtctggtcaggatccatgctgttcgctaatagtttctccaattccaataatttaaggataacatggtgtaatagccatatttcatatctcgaactggatggtaatatttaaatgaaatttggtaactttaaagacattcaaaatttaaaacgtttcaccgagagatttttcgaattttatcatttttgggggagataatcggtattgaagttaacattgatgcctatgtgaaatatataatttctttgattatgagaatctgagcttgagttttcgagaaaattttacggtagaaagctgcattttatgattctgatacaaatatcaaaaagaaatttaaaattccccgtagggaaaaggagaaaattatttttttctagttttcaggggagataactcatgaaaaaccaaaattttcagGGGAGGTAATGTAAAGgatctgtcactatataacttgtcaatatgcacttTATTTCTATCGTTTAACTTTtacaaagcttacattatcaagttgtatgcaCGCGTATgttgaaattgaggcctattacgggcaGTCAtccttaaaagcgaacagcatggagcctgaccagactgcgcggatgcgcaggctggtctggatccatgctggtcgcatacccactatgttggttttctcatggcacggctcatttacatcAGTACTAATATAAATCTGATAAATATAAATACCTGAATATATCAACAATGCATGTTGATATGTTGTTATAAAATCTCAGCTTCCATATTTTGCAGAAGACCAAATTAACAACACAATAAACAGAAATTGCAATGATTCGTTCTTTCAAGTAAAGTTTTCAGGACTAAGTCTTGCAGCTGCATTCAGTCGATTGGTCTCACTTAGATTATTCAATATCATTGGAATAATAATACATTGTATCTGTTTCATTCACCATGtgaacaaattagtataaacaatgatGTTCACAAAAATAACTACaatcactatttttttttctctcttttctcGGTCGAATGATTAAAACCTGTCAGAAGGCAACTTAGAAAGAAATATGAATATAAGAAACTTTACCCTATCCCCAAATTGCTCGAAACACACTTGAGCATAATCATTGAAATAGTCGACTATTGTATCATTCTCAAATCCCCCGATCTCCTGTAGAGCTTGTGGTAAGTCCCAGTGATACAGCGTCACCATTGGTGTGATACCATTGGCAAGTAGTTCATCTATCAGGTTGTTATAGTAATCAACACCAGCTTGGTTCAGCGACGTGGACCGGCCGTCAGGTAACACTCGACTCCAAGCAATAGAAAATCGGTAATGTGAGACCTGCAATCATTGAAACAATGAATTTAATAAAGTTCATTACGTCCctctaattcaaatatttcaaatattgccATTGCGTTGAATAACAGAAATTCGTACTAAACTCTAAGTAAATTGTTACTTTCAGAGGATTGGCAGTACATGTCtcttttttttctactttacaacgcgtctgtaaatatataatgaaaatatattcttttatgctataaaattacattaaaaaaagaaCCACATGATTTATAACCTTAAGCCtgttggcagcaagtgattctgcctaccaagaccagcctgcacgtccatgcaggctgatcatggtctctgttcgctattcggtcagaaaattttcattgaacacccctttgaatagtaagtggtacttCCCAAActtaatgatggaccagtccattttagatatttagcagggtaaaagttaatatTATCGCAAAGCAGCGGTAGACTTACTCCTAATTTTTTGATATTCTGCACATCTTGTCTGTATTTATGGTAACTATCACAGGCAACATCTCCTGTCTGACCATAGGCAAGCCGATTGTTGTGAGAGAATTTATCCCAGATACTAGGTCCCTTCCCTGAAATTCAAGCAATTCTTTTGGTTTCATGTATATGCTAGCTGTAATGCGGATTATAAGGaatttgaaaatatgcatacaaagATCCTATTGTAAAGGCAGATCAGGTGCTACTGGCAACGACTCTATATACAACAGCATATAACCATCATACCATAGTTTTTGGTTATTGGATACCGACTGTAATCCAAACAGTCTGGCTATCCGGCAGTTAGTCAGGCTCCATACATTTCCTTATTATGCCTATTGGAAATTGAGAAACGTACGCACAGCATGATCCTCCAGACTGCGCGATGCGTAggctggccaggatccatgctggtcgcaagcccacatagttggttttctcatgcgcggctcatataaaaacAGCTTATGTTAACCAGTTCTACTACACTGTATAGTTGTTGGCTAATATTGGTATACCGACTGATAAACCCAATGAGTTGTCTTATCAAAAGGAAATTACAGAGTACTatacaatttttatttgacaGGAAAACGGTTGAAAGTATAAGTACCGTCTTCGTTCCATCCTCCTTCAATCTGGTACGCTGCCGTGGCCACGCCCCACGAGAATCCCTGTGGAAAGGTCCCATGCATAAACTCGTCTTTCTGGCGGATAGCTTAGTAAAATACAGGGAAGTAGATAAATATGCATTCAATTAATATGTTTTGTTGATCATTTGGAATTAGGTACGTCttctaagaaaggtttaacaaaTTTCTACAATATTTATGTCACCTAGTAGTAGACAGCTTTAAACAAATTTATCTGAACTTAGACGCACATCGTCAGTTAGAATAAGCCCGATCACTGGtcgaaaaaaaacacaacaacacttaaagtcattttatgtttttaaaaatcattttgttgTACATTAAGCAAGTGTATAGACAAAACTCTACTTCATGTGCAAGTCTGTTTTAAACTCTAGTGTTGACAATTAATAGTATacatactatcaggaacaaagtaTTTTGGATAGGCGAACTCGTTTCCATTATGCTGAATCAGTGTTCTGTAATATCGTGCCGATGCTTTCTCCATGCGTTCTTTATTACCAAACTCAACGTGGTAGAGACCATACTTAGTTTTATAGCCGTCCGTCCAATCAAATCCGTCCATTATCTGCGCAGCAAAGAATCCACCTAACTGTACACCGTCGCTCATTGCTGAAAATGAAATTAGTAAGCAATAATGGACAAACTCTTGCATTACTATGTACCGaacaaaaacttttttcagtAAACGCTCTTTTTTAACTTATTTCATTCGTCTTAGATGCAaactataacaaaattataaaaactataaaaaaataatgggGAAATGAAACAAACCATTTCTCAGCGCAACCATGGTTTGTTTCATGAAGTCTATCCTATCTTGGTCATACAGGGTTCCACAATCGCCGAATTCACCATCAAACACGTGCAGGAGGGGATTGTTATACTCCGTTTTTATCCATACAAGTAGTTCTCGCAGGTCAGTCTCGGGAGACCTAAAGACATGTACAGATATTATATGGACTACACCTAATGCAAATAAAGCATAGGTCTTTGCAGGTTCTATATAGCACAACTATGTTTTAAATATGCTGAATGTTACATATTGTGAAGGTGAATGTTATCTAACTATATCGTATAAACACGACCGACTTTTAATCTTGTATTTTAGAATGAGCTCGGTAAAAGAGCATTGAATCACGTAGATTAAACACCagctttaacatttttaactACCGCATACTAAAAGTTGGTCACAATATGTGCTTAAAGTCATCGGTACTATTTTTGCCTCATGctcatttttgtttgctttattttgttttacggTTATAACATATgctatattgtatttaaaaatgtgaaatctTGAAGttaaaaaacactttaaatatgGCACTTTAGTAGATATACAGGTTACTCTTCGATAGTTTAGTATCCCTGTAAATATTTCAGAAGTCATTGCCACCTCTCAAACAAGGGTTTACTTAATTTTGCCGGGATGTAGTACACTTGTAAATGTCTTATAATTAGTATTCATCGATGATGATTACAAATTTTAAGACATATATGAACCATACTTTAAAATGTCTCAAAATAATTTGACTATTTTTACAGAATGATAGAGTAATACActgaaatattaatttgtttgaaacaatttaaaatatacttCATATGACAATATGAATATACCTTTACACATGCATGCACATTTAATGGCAAAATCACGTGAAATTGTGTCACCATCTTATcgccatttttttccaaaacatatatttttaatccgtatttgtaaatatgttttgatttgtCGTATGTCCCTTTAGACTCTAGCAGTTTTGGTTTACTTTGGTGCAAAGTatttgaaaagaattttttttaaactcagAGGGAGGATGGCAAAGAGTCTTTGGGCTTCCCCAGATCAGAGGGAGGATGGCAAAGAGTCTTTGGGCTTCCCCAGATCAGAGGGAGGATGACAAAGAGTCTTTGGGCTTCCCCAGATAAGAGGGAGGATGACAGAGTTTTTGGGCTTCCCCAGAACAGAGGGAGGATGGCAAAGAGGCCTTTGCAATAAGCACATATATACACAATTATTGAAACACACTTGTACAAGTGATATTTCATTGATGTTGATTTTCTATATTGTTTCGACATTTTCCTATTATCATAATTCTTCCATTGacatttaatacatttataaacTTAAAGACCTTTGAATAGCTGTTCCTTCGACGTTTAAGTCGTCATAGTAACTGGCGTTTGATTGCTGGATGCTTTTCTTGTCCTTCACTCTCCAGGTAAGATCTTTTGTAATTCCAAAGAAGTTGCTGGAGCCttgaatataaatgttttttttggtACTAGAACATCGGCAACATGGGAGACTGCATTACAATTTAATTTATAGTACTTAATCAACAGGATAACGCCCATCTTTTTCACGATGTTGAAGTACTACGTATATAATATAGTTTACTTATAGCATGTCTAAAAAAGTATATTCTGCTATGTGCGTGTTTACTATAATTTCTGTAGATCTTaatcaaaagaattatatattatataagtaaAAGGCTACTTGATTAAAGAGAAATGAAAAGTTACTGGTTTTCAacttttagtgaaaataaatgctgtatatattttcaaactgtTCAACGTAAATCTTACCTTTATTTTTCGCTATTTCGTCGGTGGTGAATGCTGGAAGCCTTGAGGTTCCAGAAGTAGACCGTGCCATTACTGTGGTTTTCATAATTTCCGGATAATCGCCATTACCGAAAATAGGTTCAGCAAACCAACCAGTGGTAAACTGCATAGCACGTGAGACAGCCTCATTATCAGAAGGAGATTCCGGAATCATCCATTCAGAGTTCAAGACAATGCCAATCAGTCCtacaaatatatgaaaacaatatttgaatCACAGTTTAACTTACTTAAATACCTTGAATAGCCTTTGTAAAAAATTGCCGCTCTTCAAAgaattcaaatttgttcaaaatatctgtaaaaaacTAACAAGGCTAATCATAAAACAGCCAAATAATGTCAATATACAATATTCTTGTAACTTACAAACCCTattattctgtataaatatataaataaatgataaaatcttgtCATTCGCCCTAACAGATGCTTGATTGATTTTCAGCATTATAACCTTAGACCTTCATAGAAAAAATATCTTATATACATTTACCTTTCTGCCTATCCTTAAATTCGTTTTGATATACATGGTAAGCCCTGGCATGCGCTCGTATTAAGTTATGAGCTACAGTATACGGAGCCGTGCCCGCCTGTTTGATACCAGGAGCATATGTGCCATCCCCATATCCCCTTTGCGCTTCTTTTAGGGGTTCATTGATTGTTATCCAGGTCTTAACcttaaacatcaaaataaataaactgattgATAGATGTCATGTACATTTTCGCTTAAGAATATACATCTCTTAACATAACGCAAGTAGTACAAATTTCTTTTCTTAGAATAAGAAACACCCTGGAGATTTGTTGATTGAAAGTTAAATGCAATGTGTTTACCTTAGgcaatattaaaacaaataaaatacaaaaactgtatatatcatttaaaattttctgaTTTAGATAAATAAGAGCAAATTAAATATCATCTTAACCTTGCAGCAATTGTGTAAAGAGTTTGAAAATTAGACACACTTGTGTCGTGTAAATATATTTCCAGGACTACTAACCGAATCACCTAGTTCCGTGAACATTAGTCTTGCATACGCTTCAAAATGATCTACTGTTGTTTCGTTCAGCCAGCCACCCTGTTCATGGAGGGCCGTTGGCAGATCAAAATGATACAAAGCTGCTACTGGGGTTATATTATTCTTCAACAGCTCGGCAACCAGATTCTTGTAATACTGTAGCCCTTTGTCGTTTTTGCTCTCAATAATACCAGACGGCAAAACACGCGACCATGAGATGGAGAATTTATAATGTGTTACCTAGGAATGAAACAATATAGCGATTAAATTGATCGTGTAAATTATGTCTTCAAGAAGCAAGCGATATATTCTTTACGAAGTGTCTACCATTATATGGCTATGACAAAAATATACTAGTGTATATTAAGACAAAAAGTATACGCACTTTCAGTTCTTTAAGATGTTGTACATGGTCCTTGTATCTATTGTAACTGTCACATGTATCGTCTCCATTGTCTCCCCCTTTGTCATGTGTAAACGTATCCCAGATACTTGCACCTTTCCCTGAATAAAGATAAAATGTCATTTGGAACCGAATACTTTCTACACATAATAACGTGCAAGTTAATCATATATGTTTGAAGACCTATGACATAGAAGCTACATTGCTAGAAGATAAAGTGGGGTATTTTAAGAAGAATGGCAAGGTTttaactttttatcataattatataaaacagcATATAATAGGATTTTTAACTTGACCGTCGCATTTGGGAACATTTGGAGTATACTCCGTTCTTTCGACTTTCTGGATAAATAAAGAATACTTATggtataatttgtttaaaaatgactgtgaaacattttacatatacaataatattttagatatatatttgaagTACTCtaattaaggatgtacgagcgaattttttctaacgttaagaattttttcataccctgtgagcttgtagaacattagtttctaagacaaacaagagcaggaAAAACATAAGTCACCGGactcattttaattttatagggtattttcttcacccattgtttacgcatttctgaaattttgtaaaattgaaaaaatgttggtactttataaaacatataatatcctatttaatcttacagggatttcaggtctttcaggttaatatgaataaatGGTGATGTCAGTTATATGTAAGCATAAATGTCagtaacaaatctctttaatttttacatgttgacataattatcccacccactttattttcaatggaaaaacgtatttagatctaaaaaaaaattctgacgattttcaaaatattttgcagcattaatgacacacaaaaatgcttcaaaatggaaagaaaaaaaagttggggtctccgtgcatctaagagatttattaagaaaaaacggttaaaaagtggtgaacttcgatattttttgttctttttgttttaattcatattttctagatattataaagtgctatcttgaaaacttttattttatttatagcttaacataatatgtatcagtcagaaaaatatcaaaaccaaacctgatctactttaatagatatttgaaattacctactcCTACCCCACTGTAAATTGTgtgtcaattttaggcaaatgccagccaaaaataagggtgaacttttttttcgcaaaaagcataatatatttggttaaatgatacattattagccatattttaattatgtagcattaatttttggcaaaacttttgttagaaagcaatattcgaagaaacatttttcaaaatggcggatgtcctggaaaaaaaacgctcgtacattcttaaataagaaaagaaaatatataacatacCATCAGCGTTCCAGCCTCCTTCTATTTGATATGCTGCAGAAGCCACGCCCCATACAAAATCGTCTTGAAACGCATTAGCTCCCGGTGGTGACGCgaataaataacaaacaaaagtCAGAAGAACAAGAGGCCGGACCATAATGAATATCTTCAATTAAATTTCTGAACTGTTTCAGACTGAACTGATCTTAATATTTTTCATCTCAATTATAACTGCATATCATACACTTGTCACATTAATTGAACTCGTACGTGTATACTAGTATTATGAAACTATATTAGAGATGGTAGAATGCATGCATTTCATATCTGTTTAATCAGTAATCCCCAAGTTTTAAGTGATAAAGAcgttaaattatatacatgtagaaacGTAGGTATGTTTAAATATGACcttttaattaaatgtatttcattgatATAAGCTGATAATGTATAATgttctttgtgttaaaatttgACATAGACATAAATTTGTCCTGTGACATCAAACACATTCATCCAGTTTACTGAACGATCCTATAAGCAGTCTGCCTTATTTGAAAGTAATACTAATGTATGCTATTTAATATTTCGGATACACAGTGGAAAGTTCCAACAACATTTATTGAAAGTAATAATATTCGGCAATACGGTATAATCATATCTGGCAAAAAGGAGTCAAACATGTAGTCTTTAAGTTATAATGATAATCAAAATAACAATAATTGTtattgtcacagggtgagaaaaatgtgcagtcagaccgggactcgaacccggggcctcggaataccgttccgatgctctaccgactgagctacccggccgcgtACACATTTTATCCCCgttttttaatattcaagtcctataccgtgacattattattattataatcatcatcatcaacatttttatttattaccatatttataaaacaatattcgcCGGCAAACAAGTTCAAGAGTGCTTTGCTGTAGTTactcaaaagaaaacaaattaatacTACGTAACAACTCTGATATGAAaccaaaacaagacaaacatgTTGCGGTAAGTAACGCTGTCCATTCTGCATTACTACAATCACCTTAAGCAAAACTCATTCCAGACACATGGTAAAAATAAGTACAATATATCTGCGCAATTTTATGGAAGAATTCAAATAAATGATACAAGGATCTCAATAAACATTGAAGTTATCACACCAAACTACTGCTGATGCTTATAAATCAACAAAATAGGTCAGCCCCTACCAGATTTATTCCCAAAAAGTTAccgaacataaaataaaaagataaaggtTTTAGCTACCATACATGCCGTGTTAAGTATATAAT
The genomic region above belongs to Mercenaria mercenaria strain notata chromosome 12, MADL_Memer_1, whole genome shotgun sequence and contains:
- the LOC123534945 gene encoding lactase/phlorizin hydrolase-like; translation: MVRPLVLLTFVCYLFASPPGANAFQDDFVWGVASAAYQIEGGWNADGKGASIWDTFTHDKGGDNGDDTCDSYNRYKDHVQHLKELKVTHYKFSISWSRVLPSGIIESKNDKGLQYYKNLVAELLKNNITPVAALYHFDLPTALHEQGGWLNETTVDHFEAYARLMFTELGDSVKTWITINEPLKEAQRGYGDGTYAPGIKQAGTAPYTVAHNLIRAHARAYHVYQNEFKDRQKGLIGIVLNSEWMIPESPSDNEAVSRAMQFTTGWFAEPIFGNGDYPEIMKTTVMARSTSGTSRLPAFTTDEIAKNKGSSNFFGITKDLTWRVKDKKSIQQSNASYYDDLNVEGTAIQRSPETDLRELLVWIKTEYNNPLLHVFDGEFGDCGTLYDQDRIDFMKQTMVALRNAMSDGVQLGGFFAAQIMDGFDWTDGYKTKYGLYHVEFGNKERMEKASARYYRTLIQHNGNEFAYPKYFVPDTIRQKDEFMHGTFPQGFSWGVATAAYQIEGGWNEDGKGPSIWDKFSHNNRLAYGQTGDVACDSYHKYRQDVQNIKKLGVSHYRFSIAWSRVLPDGRSTSLNQAGVDYYNNLIDELLANGITPMVTLYHWDLPQALQEIGGFENDTIVDYFNDYAQVCFEQFGDRVPLWLTFNEAFVVSWLGYGIGVFAPGINSPGDGVYRVAHNIIRSHVKAYHTYDKLFRHKYHGKVGITLDCDWKEPITAWGMDHYAAERALQFKLGWFANPIYGNGDYPAVMRHVVDKRSREEGRNESRLPVFTEEEIKMNSGSYDFFGLNHYTTQYVRHNPDNRRENYEGDQDLYTKTDDCWPGSKAGWLKVNPWGLRSLLRWIRDRYNNPPLYVTENGFGDDGEIQDTGRVDYYRSYTNEMLKAIRLDNCNVKGYMAWSLMDNLEWTSGYTIKFGLYNVNFTDPDRPRTPKDSARFYTQLVKDNGFPSN